A portion of the Bacillus thuringiensis genome contains these proteins:
- the yaaA gene encoding S4 domain-containing protein YaaA — protein MKHIKISTEYITLGQFLKLADVIDTGGAVKWFLQEYEVYVNNELENRRGRKLYANDVIEIPGSGTFQVQA, from the coding sequence ATGAAACATATTAAAATTTCAACAGAGTATATTACACTAGGACAATTTTTAAAGTTAGCTGATGTAATTGATACAGGTGGCGCTGTAAAATGGTTTTTACAAGAATATGAAGTGTACGTGAACAACGAACTTGAAAATAGAAGAGGTCGCAAACTATATGCGAATGATGTTATTGAAATTCCAGGAAGCGGAACTTTCCAAGTTCAGGCATAA
- the gyrB gene encoding DNA topoisomerase (ATP-hydrolyzing) subunit B, with the protein MEQKQMQENAYDESQIQVLEGLEAVRKRPGMYIGSTSGKGLHHLVWEIVDNSIDEALAGYCDEINVSIEEDNSILVTDNGRGIPVGIQEKMGRPAVEVIMTVLHAGGKFGGGGYKVSGGLHGVGASVVNALSTELEVFVHRDGKIHYQKYERGIPVADLKVIGDTDKTGTITRFKPDPEIFKETTEYEFDTLATRMRELAFLNRNIKLTIEDKREHKQKKEFHYEGGIKSYVEHLNRSKQPIHEEPVYVEGSKDGIQVEVALQYNEGYTNHIYSFTNNIHTYEGGTHEVGFKTALTRVINDYGRKNNILKDADSNLTGEDVREGLTAIVSIKHPNPQFEGQTKTKLGNSEARTITESVFSEAFEKFLLENPNVARKVVDKGTMAARARVAAKKARELTRRKSALEVSSLPGKLADCSSKDPAISEIYIVEGDSAGGSAKQGRDRHFQAILPLKGKIINVEKARLDKILSNDEVRTIITAIGTNIGGDFDIEKARYHKVIIMTDADVDGAHIRTLLLTFFYRYMRQIIECGYIYIAQPPLFKVQQGKKIQYAYNDKELEKILAELPAQPKPGIQRYKGLGEMNPTQLWETTMDPEVRSLLQVSLQDAIEADETFEILMGDKVEPRRNFIQENAKYVKNLDI; encoded by the coding sequence ATGGAACAAAAACAAATGCAAGAAAATGCATATGATGAGAGTCAGATACAGGTACTTGAAGGACTAGAGGCAGTTCGGAAACGTCCGGGTATGTATATTGGATCTACGAGTGGAAAGGGACTTCACCACCTTGTATGGGAGATTGTTGATAATAGTATCGATGAAGCATTAGCAGGATATTGCGATGAAATTAACGTTAGTATCGAAGAAGATAATAGTATTCTTGTAACGGATAATGGACGTGGTATTCCAGTTGGTATACAAGAAAAAATGGGACGTCCTGCAGTAGAGGTTATTATGACTGTCCTCCACGCTGGTGGTAAATTTGGCGGTGGCGGTTATAAAGTTTCTGGTGGTTTGCACGGTGTTGGTGCATCTGTTGTAAATGCCTTATCAACAGAATTAGAAGTATTTGTACATCGTGATGGCAAAATCCATTACCAAAAATACGAAAGAGGTATTCCGGTTGCAGATTTAAAAGTCATTGGTGATACAGATAAGACTGGAACAATAACTCGCTTTAAACCGGATCCAGAAATTTTTAAAGAGACGACAGAATATGAATTCGATACGCTAGCGACTCGTATGCGTGAGTTGGCGTTTTTAAATCGTAATATTAAATTAACAATTGAAGATAAACGTGAACATAAGCAAAAGAAAGAGTTCCACTATGAAGGTGGAATTAAATCATATGTTGAACATTTAAATCGTTCAAAACAACCAATTCATGAAGAGCCTGTATATGTAGAAGGTTCAAAAGATGGTATTCAAGTTGAAGTTGCACTTCAATATAACGAAGGATATACAAATCATATTTACTCATTTACAAATAATATTCATACGTATGAAGGTGGTACACATGAGGTAGGATTTAAAACTGCCTTAACACGTGTGATTAACGATTATGGTCGTAAAAATAACATTTTAAAAGATGCGGATAGTAATTTGACTGGTGAAGATGTTCGTGAAGGTTTAACAGCAATCGTGTCAATTAAACATCCAAATCCACAATTCGAAGGGCAAACGAAGACGAAACTTGGAAATAGTGAAGCGAGAACGATTACTGAGTCGGTATTCTCTGAGGCTTTTGAAAAATTCTTACTGGAAAATCCCAATGTTGCACGTAAGGTTGTAGATAAAGGAACGATGGCAGCACGTGCGCGTGTAGCAGCTAAAAAGGCTCGTGAACTAACTCGCCGAAAGAGTGCTTTAGAAGTTTCAAGTTTACCAGGGAAATTGGCAGATTGTTCTTCTAAAGATCCAGCAATTAGTGAAATTTATATCGTAGAGGGTGACTCTGCGGGTGGATCTGCAAAACAAGGACGCGATCGTCATTTTCAAGCGATTTTACCGCTGAAAGGTAAAATTATTAATGTTGAAAAGGCACGCTTAGATAAGATTTTATCAAATGATGAAGTTCGTACAATTATTACGGCGATCGGTACAAATATTGGTGGAGACTTCGATATTGAAAAAGCACGCTATCATAAAGTTATTATTATGACCGATGCTGATGTTGATGGTGCGCATATTCGTACCCTATTATTAACGTTCTTCTATCGTTATATGCGTCAAATAATTGAGTGTGGATATATATATATCGCACAGCCACCTTTGTTTAAAGTGCAACAAGGTAAAAAAATTCAATATGCTTATAATGATAAGGAACTTGAAAAAATATTAGCTGAGCTACCAGCCCAGCCGAAACCAGGAATTCAACGTTATAAAGGTCTTGGAGAGATGAATCCAACTCAGCTATGGGAAACGACAATGGATCCAGAAGTACGTTCGTTACTTCAAGTTTCTCTTCAAGATGCAATAGAAGCAGACGAAACATTTGAAATTTTAATGGGTGATAAAGTGGAACCACGTCGTAACTTTATCCAAGAGAATGCAAAATACGTGAAAAACCTTGATATTTAA
- the recF gene encoding DNA replication/repair protein RecF (All proteins in this family for which functions are known are DNA-binding proteins that assist the filamentation of RecA onto DNA for the initiation of recombination or recombinational repair.), producing MFISEIQLKNYRNYEKLELSFEDKVNVIIGENAQGKTNLMEAIYVLAMAKSHRTSNDRELIRWDEDFGQIKGKLQKRNSSLSLELNISKKGKKAKLNQLEQQKLSQYIGVMNVVMFAPEDLNLVKGSPQVRRRFLDMELGQIAPVYLYELSQYQKVLTQRNHLLKKMQGNSKNEETMLDVFTLQLIEHGAKILQKRFEFLHLLQEWAAPIHRGISRGLEELEIVYKPSVDVSESMDLSKIKEVYYESFQSVKQREIFRGTTLIGPHRDDLQFFVNSKNVQVFGSQGQQRTTALSLKLAEIELIYSEVKEYPILLLDDVLSELDDYRQSHLLNTIQGKVQTFVTTTSVDGIEHETLKDAKTIHVTNGTVDCEIDRA from the coding sequence TTGTTTATTTCAGAAATACAATTAAAAAACTATCGCAATTATGAAAAATTAGAGCTTTCCTTTGAAGATAAGGTAAATGTAATTATCGGCGAAAATGCACAAGGGAAAACAAACTTGATGGAAGCTATTTATGTTTTAGCGATGGCGAAATCTCATAGAACCTCTAATGATCGCGAACTTATCCGTTGGGATGAAGATTTTGGTCAAATTAAAGGGAAATTACAAAAAAGAAACAGTTCTTTGTCTTTGGAATTAAATATTTCGAAAAAAGGTAAAAAGGCAAAATTAAATCAACTTGAACAACAAAAGTTAAGCCAGTACATTGGCGTGATGAACGTTGTCATGTTTGCCCCAGAAGATTTAAATCTTGTAAAAGGAAGCCCTCAAGTAAGAAGACGCTTTTTAGATATGGAATTAGGACAAATAGCTCCTGTGTATTTGTATGAATTAAGTCAATATCAAAAGGTGCTCACGCAACGAAATCACTTGTTGAAAAAGATGCAAGGGAATAGTAAGAATGAGGAAACGATGTTGGATGTATTTACACTTCAACTAATTGAGCATGGTGCAAAAATACTACAAAAACGTTTTGAATTTTTGCATTTGCTACAGGAATGGGCAGCTCCAATTCATCGCGGTATAAGCCGTGGATTAGAAGAGTTAGAAATTGTCTATAAACCAAGTGTAGATGTATCAGAATCAATGGATTTGTCGAAAATAAAAGAAGTATACTATGAAAGTTTTCAATCTGTGAAACAACGTGAGATTTTCCGTGGTACGACTTTAATTGGTCCTCATCGTGATGATTTACAATTCTTCGTTAATAGTAAAAATGTTCAAGTCTTTGGTTCGCAAGGACAACAACGAACGACCGCACTATCCCTAAAATTAGCTGAAATTGAATTAATTTATTCAGAGGTTAAAGAATATCCAATCCTTTTGCTGGATGATGTTTTATCAGAATTAGACGATTATCGTCAATCACATCTGTTAAATACAATTCAAGGAAAGGTGCAAACATTTGTTACAACGACGAGTGTCGACGGAATTGAACACGAAACATTAAAAGATGCGAAAACAATTCATGTAACGAACGGCACGGTAGATTGTGAAATAGATAGGGCATAA
- the dnaA gene encoding chromosomal replication initiator protein DnaA, whose amino-acid sequence MENISDLWNSALKELEKKVSKPSYETWLKSTTAHNLKKDVLTITAPNEFARDWLESHYSELISETLYDLTGAKLAIRFIIPQSQAEEDIDLPPVKRNPAQDDSAHLPQSMLNPKYTFDTFVIGSGNRFAHAASLAVAEAPAKAYNPLFIYGGVGLGKTHLMHAIGHYVIEHNPNAKVVYLSSEKFTNEFINSIRDNKAVDFRNKYRNVDVLLIDDIQFLAGKEQTQEEFFHTFNALHEESKQIVISSDRPPKEIPTLEDRLRSRFEWGLITDITPPDLETRIAILRKKAKAEGLDIPNEVMLYIANQIDSNIRELEGALIRVVAYSSLINKDINADLAAEALKDIIPNSKPKIISIYDIQKAVGDVYQVKLEDFKAKKRTKSVAFPRQIAMYLSRELTDSSLPKIGEEFGGRDHTTVIHAHEKISKLLKTDTQLQKQVEEINGILK is encoded by the coding sequence TTGGAAAATATCTCTGATTTATGGAATAGTGCCTTAAAAGAATTAGAAAAAAAGGTAAGCAAACCTAGTTATGAAACATGGTTAAAATCAACAACGGCTCATAACTTGAAGAAAGACGTATTAACGATTACAGCTCCAAATGAATTTGCTCGTGACTGGCTAGAATCTCATTACTCAGAACTAATTTCAGAAACACTATACGATTTAACAGGGGCAAAATTAGCAATCCGCTTTATTATTCCCCAAAGTCAAGCTGAAGAGGACATTGATCTTCCTCCAGTTAAGCGGAATCCAGCACAAGATGATTCGGCTCATTTACCACAGAGCATGTTAAATCCAAAATATACATTTGATACATTTGTTATTGGCTCTGGTAACCGTTTTGCCCATGCAGCTTCATTAGCTGTAGCCGAGGCGCCAGCTAAAGCGTATAATCCACTCTTTATTTACGGGGGAGTTGGGCTTGGAAAGACGCATTTAATGCACGCGATTGGTCATTATGTAATTGAACATAATCCAAATGCAAAAGTTGTATATTTATCATCAGAAAAATTCACTAATGAATTTATTAACTCTATTCGTGATAATAAAGCTGTTGATTTTCGTAATAAATATCGCAACGTAGATGTTTTACTGATAGATGATATTCAATTTCTTGCTGGAAAAGAACAAACTCAGGAAGAGTTTTTCCATACATTTAATGCATTACACGAAGAAAGTAAACAAATTGTAATTTCTAGTGATCGACCACCAAAAGAAATTCCAACCTTAGAAGATCGTCTTCGTTCTCGCTTTGAATGGGGACTTATTACAGATATTACGCCGCCAGATTTAGAGACACGAATTGCAATTTTACGCAAAAAAGCAAAAGCTGAAGGACTTGATATACCAAATGAAGTTATGCTTTATATCGCAAATCAAATTGATTCAAATATTCGTGAATTAGAAGGTGCACTTATCCGAGTTGTAGCTTATTCATCTTTAATTAATAAAGATATTAATGCTGATTTAGCAGCTGAAGCACTTAAAGATATTATTCCAAATTCTAAGCCGAAAATTATCTCTATTTATGATATTCAAAAAGCTGTCGGAGACGTTTATCAAGTGAAATTAGAAGATTTTAAAGCGAAAAAACGTACAAAATCAGTTGCGTTTCCTCGCCAAATTGCAATGTATTTATCACGCGAACTTACGGATTCCTCTTTACCAAAAATAGGTGAAGAATTTGGTGGACGTGATCATACAACAGTTATCCATGCCCATGAAAAAATTTCTAAACTACTAAAAACCGATACACAATTACAAAAGCAAGTTGAAGAAATTAATGGTATTTTAAAGTAG
- the dnaN gene encoding DNA polymerase III subunit beta has translation MRFTIQKDYLVRGVQDVMKAVSSRTTIPILTGIKVVATEEGVTLTGSDADISIESFIPVEEDGKEIVEIAQSGSIVLQAKYFSEIVKKLPRDTVEISVENHFMTKIKSGKSEFNLNGLDSAEYPLLPQIEEHHVFKIPTDLLKHMIRQTVFAVSTSETRPILTGVNWKVYNSELTCIATDSHRLALRKAKIEGHNIADEFQANVVIPGKSLNELSKILDESEEMVDIVITEYQVLFRTKHLLFFSRLLEGNYPDTTRLIPAESKTDIFVNTKEFLQAIDRASLLARDGRNNVVKLSTLEQEMLEISSNSPEIGKVVEEVQCEKVDGEELKISFSAKYMMDALKALDSTEIKVSFTGAMRPFLIRTVNDDSIIQLILPVRTY, from the coding sequence ATGCGTTTTACAATACAAAAAGACTATCTTGTAAGAGGTGTACAAGATGTAATGAAGGCCGTTTCTTCTCGTACAACAATCCCCATCCTTACAGGAATTAAAGTTGTAGCTACTGAAGAAGGGGTTACATTAACAGGAAGCGATGCTGATATTTCTATTGAATCGTTTATTCCAGTCGAAGAAGATGGAAAAGAAATTGTAGAAATAGCTCAATCAGGAAGCATTGTTTTACAAGCAAAATATTTTAGTGAGATTGTAAAAAAACTACCTAGAGATACTGTCGAAATTTCTGTGGAAAATCATTTTATGACAAAAATAAAATCTGGAAAATCAGAGTTTAACTTAAATGGTTTAGATTCTGCAGAATATCCGTTATTACCACAGATTGAAGAACATCATGTATTTAAGATACCAACAGATTTACTTAAGCATATGATCAGACAAACTGTATTTGCAGTTTCTACTTCTGAAACAAGACCGATCTTGACAGGTGTAAACTGGAAGGTATATAACAGCGAGTTAACTTGTATTGCAACAGATAGTCATAGACTGGCACTTCGAAAAGCAAAAATCGAAGGACATAATATTGCAGATGAATTTCAAGCTAATGTTGTTATCCCAGGTAAGAGCTTAAATGAATTAAGTAAGATTCTAGATGAGTCTGAAGAAATGGTGGATATTGTTATTACGGAGTATCAAGTATTATTCCGTACAAAGCATTTATTATTCTTCTCAAGATTGTTAGAAGGAAATTATCCAGATACGACACGTTTAATTCCAGCAGAGAGTAAAACGGATATTTTTGTGAATACAAAAGAATTCCTACAAGCAATTGATCGTGCTTCACTATTAGCGAGAGATGGCCGCAATAACGTTGTCAAATTATCAACTTTAGAGCAAGAAATGCTAGAGATTTCTTCGAATTCACCAGAAATCGGAAAAGTTGTCGAAGAAGTACAATGTGAAAAAGTAGATGGAGAAGAGTTAAAAATATCTTTTAGTGCAAAATATATGATGGATGCATTGAAAGCTTTGGATAGTACAGAGATTAAAGTTAGTTTTACTGGGGCGATGAGACCGTTCTTAATTCGTACAGTAAATGATGATTCAATTATTCAATTAATTTTACCGGTTCGTACTTACTAG